GAAATTTTAATACTTCTTTGTTACTTTATAATCGAGACTTTGAGAATTGAGGGTTCATTCTTTGTCTAATTTACACACGCTTTGcttattcttaattttgtaatatttgtttttccaGGTCAAAGATGTTCTTGCTGCTATTATTTTAAGAACTGGAACAAATGCAACATATATtataaccttattattattgtttccaatatgtttttactggacataaaagtttaatttaaatttattattcaaatctctctaaattaaatattatttattttttattcatttatttccttccgaactcataatataatacttaatataaaacatagcatacgtgcatcgcacgtaacaatatactagtatatatatatatacatatatactagcaaaaacctacgtgcgaggcacgtatactaaattttatgttagtttttttatatatattatttaaaagtaatacaattaaaaattaaataaaaaatattattaattattaggtgagattattattatgtttatctaaatattataatttataatttttaatgttaCGTGCTAGACACGTATGTACTATTTACTTGTCTAATACCAATTTAACGAAAATCAaattatgtcaaaaaaaaaaatgtagcaAACTGTCTTATCATCTGCAATAGCATTTTAAAAATTGAACGCCTGTTgaagaaataaagaaaacaaaaggaATAGTCAAAATGTGACTGTTAGTgtatttgaaattaaattttattttcctaTTCCTTAAAAGAAATCATTTTCCTATTGTGAAGAAACTATAAATAGTTTTTGAGAATGAAATATAGCATGTagatataaataaaatgtatatatgAAGTGTTAGCGTACCCACTACTTTTAAGTTGTGTCTACTCCACCTCATAAAAATgtatatgtcattttttttgTTCGGTCTACAACTGACTACTGATGTGTATTACGGAAATTAGCTTCtaaaaacacaaattaagattttAGACTTTAAAACAAATATATTTTGCATTAAATGAGACACAAAGAATACATTTATAACAAACATCTTAGCtgaaattcaagaaaaactCACCTGAAAATATAGTTAATCAACAATTTTCTTAGCAAAACATTTAAAAGAGGACTAACCAAATTAAATACCAATAATCAaatgtataattatatatgctTAAATATGTTTAGAATTAATGGGTTATGTTTAATTATATGATTTGAAACAAATTAATATCAAGATATTATTGTTTTCTTTCTGGCACGTAGCTTCGTTTCGTTAAACTTGCTGttacttaaccacaaaaataaaaatagttaaatTAAGAATTcaaaaattgttattttaataaatcgttattaaaaaaaaaaaaaaaagtcacccatagtATTAATATGGCTTGAGTCGTCAGAGTGTACCTGGTAAGAAAAAACTTGtcattgttggaaatttataggTGCTTCAATAGAAAGACTAAAGTCAAAATACAACTCAAATTGAAAAGTACAAGAACAATAATATTGATAAAATAATGTTACAACTCTAGACAAAATATACACATAAGTATAGAAAATAAGATGAAGAGAAGattataaaatacaatataaatagtagtatatatatagatgtgaGAACAATCTCAACAACACTAACACCAAGTGTCAAGTAGGGGAATCACAAAACTTGAACAAGgttttacacctttgtccaaaagcttatttccccctaccaCAAGCACTTAGGGAAGAAAGAAAATGGAAATAGCTTTCTGGAATTATCAAGCTTATAGTTTCTAGCAAGGTGCTCTCTTTGATAGAAACTCACAAAAAATATTGTCACTTTCAAGTGAAAGAAAaacctctatttatagtgttttaagatcacatattttgaaattcaaataaCCTACACCCAAGGGTTGTTACCATTTCTTAATGGGGTGTAAATGAGATTAAATGGGTAATTTGGAGGTTATGAGAGTTGTTAAAAACCATCCTTATAGGCAAAAAACGTTCAACAATTAAAGCTGAAAAaaacagtaactagttactagttaccaaATTTTTCAGCTTTTGCAAACAACTCTTCAAACCATTCCAAACCattgccactttattttatatcacttatacactttataaatgacaaaattcaatccccaacaactatatttgaattatggttttgaatttcaaaacaaTTAAGTTGTGTAACCACTCTTTACACACTTAATTAGTGATCATGTGGAAGTTACAAAATATGAGTAACTCCACCTCTAATGTTACaatttatgtgaatattattatatgtatgtaactctcaatcatattatatacattaatctcatattaatatataatatgtctcattttaatattttaatctatcttatattataacaatataatataacattcccccactagattaaaactTGTGACACACCAttgtaacattatttaatcaatcaaatattatctatcccccactttgattgaataaatcaaACACTTTTATAGAGATCTTGCTTAGATGCATaaagtaaaatgtctttcgacttgaattttaccttagtgtagttaccacaaagtttgttgaaattttggttgccgtaacattgaaccactatccctttaatacaaaccggtgataacacacacatcttTGCTAGAGTTCACTTGAGACTTCATTTTAGATCGCTtgtgcaccgttaatggccatgtgcaacaTCCATTTCAtagactctctagagaataactcccaattctcataagaggcggcaccacctctagtccatataggtagAAATTAGTGTCTCACAAATTCTCTTTAGACACATCATTCTATTAAAAAACCTTTAGGTTTTAACCCTCTAAATTTTACCATTAGTACTCTTTCATAGATGGGACAAGTTGAGTACTACTttttcactctattgacttgttattacctattgaacttaagactagatttttactagtgttaagataggttaccatcaatgagtaaaactctaagggagtttaggtcccatccctcaaaatttcatgctttaatcttgtacggagattaagcgatttgttataaccacACACTTTTCGATTCCAAACGAATCTTGCTAGCCAAAATTAGTGACCATTTTTAcatgaccacttttctccttaagtatacttaagctttgaaaattaaatcacataagattaattttcacacttactctatttcttataaattttaataccaAGCATATTAAAATTATGCACTAACTTTAGACACTAAACATGTCTAAGTCTTACTCAAATTTTAGGCACCAAGCATGCCTAAATTTCACATGGCATCCATTCTTTTACTAAATTGACTTGATAAATATTGGATGTCACCCCCACACTTCCACACATTTAATAGATATGACtctattttatttctttcttcaAACAATTTTCTTTACACTATCATTGACACCATCCATGTCAAAATTTATAACCTTTGTACTCATAATCAATCGAACAAATTTTGATTAACTATTTGAGTCTTACCCCCACATTTTCACTATTACTATCATATACATTAAATATGATATGTtacacatatattattattatacaataataatGTCTATAACTTTCATTCAAAAAATTGTAACTCCTACAACTTTATgctaataatgtatgttatacTATCATCTCATATATAACATACATAATATTAATGTTTAtcacaactatatatgttacatatctcacaTACATGTAACATATACACTTTAATATACATATCAATATATCATAATCTATATCATCTtcacatgatatatatatatttattgtatgcaTCTTatgctatatatattatatatgcatctcataaataaatattctcatcacaaatatatatcatgtattaCATGctcaacatatataatatatacatgctatatattatatatctcacatatatattAACATGCAATATACTCAAACTAATAGAATTATTTGTAAATTTGTTGTACACAAAATTCTCATTCTCAAAATGATATACCAAACACATAGAGTAAAGTGAAAtgaactttatttatttatagcttCACAAGCATTATTTAAATATGTCAATACATAGACAATCATCTCACAAAACAATATAAGCATGACTATGCCATAATCACTTCCTCATCATCTATGGTATTAATCTCATTTTTCATTAGATCCTTACGATGCCTACAATCTCTTGCGTAGTGCCCAAATTTTCCACAGACAAAACAATGGCCTCTCACTTCTTTGAATTGGCTATTGTCTTTTCTTGGACCCAAATATTTTCCACCacttttattattgttgttgcctTTGTGATGCTTGTTTGAGACCGCATTGGCCTTAGAAACCTCATCTTTAGGTTCTTTCACATTTCCCTTATCTCTCAATCTCGATTCCTCTTCGATTCGGATATGTTTTGGATCTCTTCCAATGAATAATCCTCATTTTTATGGAGGATTCTTTTCCTATAGCCCTTCCAAGTTGGTGGCAACTTTGCCACAATTGCACCAACTTGGAATGCCTCGGGAAGCTCAATCTTGAGAACCTTTAACTTGTTCACAATGATTTGTAACTCATGGATTTGAGGAAGAAGATCTTTAGCATCactaaaagaaaattcaaaatattgtgaaattaaaaattttcttgTACCTTCTTCTTCCGCCTTGTATTTTGCTTCCAAAGCATTCCAAATCTCCTTCGCGGAATTAGTATTAGTGTAGAGATCATATAGCCTATCAGACAAGGCATTTAGAATATGACCTCTACATAGGAGATTGTCCTCCTCTCTCTTCCttctcttctccaccatctcgGGAGTGTCTTTCTCGGATTGAGCGGGTAGAGGCTCCAAAGTAGACTCAAGAATATATGCTATCTTGAGTGTGGTCAAGAGAAACCTCACTTTATCTTGCCACCTAGTAAAGTTGGATCCATCAAACCTATCCAACCTCACTAGGTCTTGATTCATCATTTTGATGGTCTCACCTTCCATTGAAACTAGGTAGGATGGATAAGCTTTTGACTGTTGGAAATTTATAGGTGCTTCAATAGAAAGACCAAAGTCAAAATACAACTCAAATTGAAAAGTACAAGAACAATAATATTGATAAAATAATGTTACAACTCTAGACAAAATATACACATAAGTATAGAAAATAAGATGAAGAGAAGattataaaatacaatataaatagtagtatatatatagatgtgaGAACAATCTCAACAACACTAACACCAAGTGTCAAGTAGGGGAATCACAAAACTTGAACAAGgttttacacctttgtccaaaagcttatttccccctaccaCAAGCACTTAGGGAAGAAAGAAAATGGAAATAGCTTTCTGGAATTATCAAGCTTATAGTTTCTAGCAAGGTGCTCTCTTTGATAGAAACTCACAAAAAATATTGTCACTTTCAAGTGAAAGAAAaacctctatttatagtgttttaagatcacatattttgaaattcaaataaCCTACACCCAAGGGTTGTTACCATTTCTTAATGGGGTGTAAATGAGATTAAATGGGTAATTTGGAGGTTATGAGAGTTGTTAAAAACCATCCTTATAGGCAAAAAACGTTCAACAATTAAAGCTGAAAAaaacagtaactagttactagttaccaaATTTTTCAGCTTTTGCAAACAACTCTTCAAACCATTCCAAACCattgccactttattttatatcacttatacactttataaatgacaaaattcaatccccaacaactatatttgaattatggttttgaatttcaaaacaaTTAAGTTGTGTAACCACTCTTTACACACTTAATTAGTGATCATGTGGAAGTTACAAAATATGAGTAACTCTACCTCTAATGTTACaatttatgtgaatattattatatgtatgtaactctcaatcatattatatacattaatctcatattaatatataatatgtctcattttaatattttaatctatcttatattataacaatataatataacaGTCATCTGTGTTTTTGCCAGTTTTTGAAGGAAATACCTTTCCAGATGGATCGTgggttatattaattttgtgaaAAACGACAAAAATAACACTCTAAAACATAAATTAATTTGTTTGCTTTCTGGAAATAGGGAGTATAATTAGTCAAgagataaatattaattacatgGATAATATATAACATGAGAAGAAGAACAAGAAGAGAATAAAAAGAACACTTCTTCTGATCATCACTACTCATGAACAAATAATACACAGGTTCGCAagctaacaaaaaaaaagatttttaaatATGAAAGATGATaccgaaaaaaaaaagtaaaaaattaaaaattaaacattaatCAACCTCTCTCATTATCATACACACaaccaaacaaaataaattatgaatttaataattaattttctagtTGGTAGCGTTTCTTTCCGATCCcaaagctttaatggcaattgCCCTCAGTATGTACTGGTGGTACGCCGCGGCGGCCAAAGCTCCGATAAGTGGTCCGACCCAGAAAATCCACTGCTCAAAACAAAACAAGAACCCATGTATCAAAACACTGAAAATATTATAACATATCAGATCTTTAAAATACAAATATTGGTAGCTAAATAATAACCTGGAGAAGATTACTGTTGAGATTGAGACATAGCTTCTAAAACCAGGCAGCAGTGAGATTTTTGATAGCTTGATTGGGAATAGTGATTGAGAACCAAATCATAGGCATAGTGAATacggtgattgaaataaaatcgTTCTTCTAAAATCTATTAGTGAGATTTTGAATGACTCAATTGGGAATGGAGACTCGTGGACATAACTTCTAAAATCAGGCATTTTGAAATTTCGAATGCCCTTAATTATCGAACTTGAGttagttattttaaatttttatatgattaaaatataaaagtaatattaatttatttaaaaaaagtaactcatgaatttctcataaactattttatttttaatataaataaaaagtcacccataaatatctcattctctcactttctatatatatatatatatatttatatactaggtgattgttacgtgccaagccacgtagtgttagttttatttaatattttaattttttattttaattaataattaaaatagtataattatttgaacggtttgttttataaaaataaaatatgtgtcagtatatttagtaagtaaaacatagttgtgttataataatgtatgttattaatagtaaaatgtacattaatcttctaattgaaaaaagttctattatctcatttcatatctaataatagctacacaactatatatttatagactttcacattctttgcaaattactaataagcaccaataatattttcatattctaatatttttcaaccttctcctcttggtgataaaattaaaaataaaactaaaaataagcacaaacaggtaaatactaattacagcccatttcatctttttttattattattattttaagcccaagcccaaaaatctctaagccaacacaatcaatcttcttttatattatcttttctacatattttatctatatttttcttttttaaaaaataaataaaaaaattattaatattctcccaagataggtttgttagagagatttgtggctaagatgatttttttaatttaaaaagagattattaatatttaaaagattgtttatttaaaagattgtttaattttttgggtttaattattgagtttattttttaacgggagatcaaacctaatcgttaaatttaacagaatattcttttatttttaagtatattctgttaaaccaagaatgttaaaccaagaaatgccgttagatagacacttttaatatataaagatactagatgaatgtacgtgccgagccacgtattgctagtttcaTTTAGAGATTTTTACACCTCATGTCAAAATTGACaccttttttacatttttatcctTACacggttttttaaacttttttaacttttacatttttcaattttacttttcaaaaagtttaataattacaattttacctttTCCCTTCTTCCTTACACACGTACACGCACGCCACCTCATAaatcctttctttttttttttttttgaatttttcatttaCCTGATTCTTCCACTCTTCAAACCGAGCTTCCCACGATCACCATTATCAAGCCCTAACCAATTTCTTCTTCCcacgatcaccttctccaagccCTCACCCACGTTTTCCTCAACCTACATTGTCATCCTCCTCTATATTTTCTCTATATAAATGGCAACCACTAGAAGTGGTTCGAAATCACCATCTCCGGCGAAGAAAGTTTCTAAAAAATCGAAGAAGGCTCCAACTGTTACTTCCAAAGTCGAACCTAAGATggggttaaaaaaaattgctaaaaattTAGTGGCTGATGTTCCAGAGACATCGGGCACTAAGAAAAGAGCCCCTCCTGTTAAAGTAGATGCTCCTAAGACTAAGAGAGCAAAAATTTCCAAGTCTGCACGCGATGTAAGTTtctctttgttgtttttaaatttttctttagtttttttctgGTTGTTTTATTTTTGGTGTTACATTTGATGATTTAAAGTTTTCCCCATTTTTTGTTCTAGGTTTCCTCAGATTCTGATTTTGAGGATGAAGTGCATGGTGAGGACCAAAAGCCCAAAGTTGAATCAAAGGTAATTTAAATTTGCTTGGTTTCatttttttgtgttaatttttacATGAGCTTTTTAGGTCACTGGTTTAGGTGTTTATTAggatgtttttatgtttttttggtGTTCTTTATGTATTTCTGTCATGTTTTGTGGTTgatgttgttttgtagtttttatTCAGTTGTTGTTTGGTTGTTGAAAAATTGCCCAGTTCAATTCGTATTTTGTTACAGTTTTGAATTGTATTTCCCCATTGGTTGGTTATATGTTTATTGTGAATTTTTTTTCGGTTGTTTTACACACTATTGGTATTGAGAAGCATTTCACTAATTTCAATTGCAACAAGATCTTTCAGTGTTGTTTATTCTTTAGTTTTGTATATGTTTATTGTCAGTTTTTTCTCGGTTGTTTGTCACACTACTATTATCGACTACCATTTTCGAAATTTCATAACAACGAGCTTGTACAGTGTTGttaatattttagttgtttttttttttaagttgtgaCAGTGttgttactgtatttttttgaaAGTTGTTTATCTCTTACATTTATCATACTGTAAGGGTTTCATAAAcgttgtttttaggttttttattGGCTGTAATTTGGTtactacatttttatatattcatTGTTATTGTATCTAAGATTTGTTGCTTGTGTATTTCTTTTTTGTTGCAGGTCCATGCTAGGACCTCAGTGAAGGTTGAAGGATTTGACCTACCAAAGAAAAATCCCCCTAAGGtgtccttttttttaaaaaaaaatattat
This Cannabis sativa cultivar Pink pepper isolate KNU-18-1 chromosome 6, ASM2916894v1, whole genome shotgun sequence DNA region includes the following protein-coding sequences:
- the LOC133039173 gene encoding uncharacterized protein LOC133039173, whose protein sequence is MEGETIKMMNQDLVRLDRFDGSNFTRWQDKVRFLLTTLKIAYILESTLEPLPAQSEKDTPEMVEKRRKREEDNLLCRGHILNALSDRLYDLYTNTNSAKEIWNALEAKYKAEEEGTRKFLISQYFEFSFSDAKDLLPQIHELQIIVNKLKVLKIELPEAFQVGAIVAKLPPTWKGYRKRILHKNEDYSLEEIQNISESKRNRD
- the LOC115695480 gene encoding uncharacterized protein LOC115695480, with amino-acid sequence MATTRSGSKSPSPAKKVSKKSKKAPTVTSKVEPKMGLKKIAKNLVADVPETSGTKKRAPPVKVDAPKTKRAKISKSARDVSSDSDFEDEVHGEDQKPKVESKVHARTSVKVEGFDLPKKNPPKEWDYIYDQKNLFIAKAFSTATFQVIENIKSCLSDVQLEMFSKTCFGHFLNLPDFKVQPQVFHGLLLREVQRT